A portion of the Drosophila sechellia strain sech25 chromosome 2R, ASM438219v1, whole genome shotgun sequence genome contains these proteins:
- the LOC6610011 gene encoding general odorant-binding protein 56d produces the protein MNFFDCCTLLVVVGTLTTCLVQAGPIKDQCMAAAGITAQDVANRHESDDPGHSVKCFFRCFLENIGIIADNEIIPGAFDRVLGHIVTVEAVERMEATCNMIKSESTHDESCEFAWEISECYEGVRFSDVKNGRRTRIHKG, from the exons ATGAACTTTTTCGACTGCTGTACATTATTGGTAGTCGTCGGTACATTAACAACATGTTTA GTACAAGCAGGTCCCATTAAGGATCAGTGCATGGCGGCGGCGGGCATCACAGCACAAGATGTTGCGAACCGTCATGAGTCAGACGACCCTGGCCATAGTGTCAAGTGCTTTTTCCGCTGTTTTCTGGAAAACATTGGCATTATCGCCGATAACGAGATAATACCTGGCGCTTTTGACCGAGTTCTAGGTCATATAGTTACCGTGGAAGCCGTAGAGCGAATGGAAGCGACGTGTAATATGATTAAGAGCGAGTCAACCCATGACGAGTCTTGTGAATTCGCCTGGGAAATCTCCGAGTGCTACGAAGGAGTGAGATTTTCAGATGTTAAGAATGGCCGAAGAACTAGAATCCACAAAggataa
- the LOC6610012 gene encoding uncharacterized protein LOC6610012 gives MFEIESTKTLPPLPPKCPCHQPDHKDCGESNRELQAEYHLLDIADVTDSVMKVMRICGLRPWDVKRAAGVIKRSLQHYEEIVQRIDRVPRKRFAKESFLHGLAHEAQMSRMDAQMAYSIVKRAFKAFYFGTGIEGRRYICLADKMSHEMECLWLHAARRTAQIHAALAGLMYSEELQFEERIECVYKNLFDVLKKRILWADNVTCTCGQHMAPISQAPSKTPSSATAQVEVLYGRYNMAVSSAPSKISTRGGTQKPSAAVSTASSRHNHILKRADQPISQMQTPRKGSSTTTVSKTRCNCPHLRCCRAPGEARESPEITAECSQGPYICRWLLYTEEDDKFPEHRVPFKAMELVCPPCPKDDLSCDSECTCTCQVCTCQPEFDDGDDEEDQGENLSRFGVEDQDTDFCYVAPFRGSSVERIARLEAKEQLLEVEEHENEEKEEEEDFQCGCSCELKQHAYPHLFTYLTPFRIKEELVDKSHPKEERPQTEEDSESEDLLSKPPPPGVSLETYRCWVKPPSSSHSSDETKPPLVVVMGEKPKSNFQVTVKEQHHSKRASTVPPASPLPKAPVLPNKPAPTPAPSKPPPIPQKAEEDKLTKEDILDIIGLRFR, from the exons ATGTTTGAAATTGAATCAACGAAGACTTTGCCGCCACTTCCGCCAAAATGTCCTTGCCACCAACCAGATCACAAGGACTGCGGGGAGAGTAACAGGGAGCTGCAGGCGGAATACCACCTCCTGGACATTGCGGATGTCACGGACAGCGTAATGAAGGTAATGAGGATCTGCGGTCTCCGTCCCTGGGACGTCAAGCGAGCCGCTGGGGTCATCAAGAGATCTCTGCAGCACTACGAAGAGATCGTCCAGAGGATCGACCGAGTGCCCCGAAAACGATTCGCCAAAGAGAGTTTCCTGCACGGGTTGGCTCACGAGGCGCAGATGTCCCGAATGGATGCCCAGATGGCTTACTCTATTGTTAAAAGAGCATTCAAG GCCTTTTACTTTGGCACCGGAATAGAGGGGCGTCGCTACATTTGCCTGGCGGACAAGATGAGCCACGAGATGGAGTGCCTCTGGTTGCACGCCGCTCGCCGCACGGCGCAGATCCACGCTGCCTTGGCTGGACTCATGTACTCCGAGGAGCTGCAGTTCGAGGAACGGATCGAGTGTGTCTACAAAAACCTATTCGATGTCCTGAAGAAGCGAATCCTATGGGCGGATAACGTGACCTGTACGTGTGGACAGCATATGGCCCCCATATCACAAGCACCTTCCAAAACTCCTTCCTCCGCCACCGCGCAAGTGGAGGTGCTCTACGGCAGGTACAATATGGCCGTAAGTAGTGCTCCTTCAAAGATATCCACTCGAGGAGGGACGCAAAAACCATCGGCGGCGGTTAGTACTGCCTCATCACGACACAATCATATTCTGAAAAGGGCCGACCAGCCTATATCCCAAATGCAAACTCCACGGAAGGGCAGTAGCACCACCACTGTTAGCAAGACTAGGTGCAACTGCCCGCACCTGAGATGTTGCCGGGCACCTGGTGAAGCCCGGGAATCGCCGGAGATAACAGCGGAATGCAGCCAGGGACCATACATCTGCCGTTGGTTGCTCTACACCGAGGAGGACGATAAGTTCCCGGAGCACCGGGTGCCCTTTAAAGCCATGGAATTGGTGTGTCCTCCATGTCCCAAGGATGATCTGTCCTGCGACTCGGAATGCACCTGCACCTGCCAAGTGTGCACTTGTCAGCCGGAGTTTGATGACGGAGACGATGAGGAGGATCAGGGCGAGAATTTATCCAGGTTTGGAGTGGAGGACCAGGACACGGACTTTTGCTATGTGGCTCCATTCCGTGGAAGCAGTGTCGAAAGGATAGCCCGACTAGAGGCAAAGGAACAGCTATTGGAAGTGGAAGAGCATGAGAACGAAGAgaaggaagaggaggaggactTCCAGTGCGGCTGCAGCTGCGAGCTAAAGCAGCATGCCTATCCGCACCTCTTCACCTACTTGACGCCATTTAGGATCAAGGAAGAGCTGGTGGACAAGTCCCATCCAAAGGAGGAGAGGCCGCAAACAGAGGAAGATAGTGAAAGTGAGGATCTGCTGTCCAAGCCACCGCCTCCTGGCGTATCCTTAGAGACCTATCGCTGCTGGGTGAAGCCCCCATCGAGCAGCCATTCTAGTGATGAGACTAAGCCACCACTCGTGGTGGTTATGGGCGAAAAGCCCAAGAGCAATTTTCAGGTTACGGTCAAGGAACAACATCACTCCAAACGAGCTTCAACTGTTCCGCCAGCATCTCCCCTACCCAAGGCTCCTGTCCTGCCAAACAAACCAGCTCCGACTCCAGCTCCCTCGAAGCCTCCACCAATCCCTCAAAAAGCGGAGGAGGACAAGCTTACCAAGGAAGATATCTTGGACATCATAGGCTTAAGATTTCGAtag